TTACCCTTATAATTACTTTATCAGATAGAAATGGAAACATCTTCTAAAAGGTAGGTCACTTTTGTAGGTTGTGGGGCCTGGGGTAGAGGAGAGGAGATGTAAATTTGGGTTTGACATAATCCTCCAGAGGATTATGCCCCTCATGCGGGTCTCAGTCTCCCTCAAAGCCATCCCCCAGTCATTTTCTTGGAGGTAACTAGCTGTTAAAGCTCATTCAGACTACTTAGTTGAGGAGGCACCCAAGAAACCAGGCAGCATGGGATCTTAAAGAGGCAGAGCACGGTTTGCTCTGCTGGCCTCAAAGGGTCTGATAAAGTGTGGTGGAGACTCAGATAAAGTGAAAAGATCAAGATGTGGTGGCTGACCACCATCTAGCTGCAAGTCTTGCACTCACTTGCTGGGACACCTTAGCTAAGCAATGTCCTCTTCCATAGCCTGAGTAGTTCAAGAGTAGTTCATGTTTGAGGTCCCTGTTTCCATGGATTCTGGCAGAATATGTTAAGATGTGGAGTAGAACCCATGGAGGGATCACAGAGAAGAGATCTTCCAGCATAGCTTCATGTGCACCCTCCATTTACCCTGAATCAGTATCTTGCTTGCCTGGAGTGCCCACTTATAAAGAGATATCTCTGCCCCTAATACCTCCCATAGTGACAattccccaatttgcttttggtccCAAGTTAGGCAGGGGACCAGCCAGCAGAGGTTAGTCATAACATGGACACTCCCCtgggaaaaagtttaaaaaaataaagtctctctctctctctctctctctctctctctctctctctctctctctctctctctctgtgtgtgtgtgtgtctccctccctcccttcttctctccctccctccctccctccctccctcctttcctccctcccttcttctcccccttcctctcccctcctttcagTTGTCCCCTTCCTTGTTGGTCATAGTGGCCATCTCTGCAATTCTTACACTTTATGCTATTTTCTTTAATGTCCTCACAATGCATATAATGTTCTCTTACCTAAAGGCTGGACTATGGCCTTCATCATCATGAAGCTTTCTTTCCTAATAAAGCCCACTCTGAAGGGCAATGTGTTTTAGCATCCTTCTCCAGGAACCAACTGAATCTATCATTGCATTGTTTTAAGATCCCTTGAGTCCTTTACCAGGGACTAGGTTTCAAAGTATTACACCCtcaagggtctctctctctctctctctctctctctctctctctctctctctctctctctctctctcttctatctatctatctatctatctatctatctatctatctatctatctatctatctatctatctatccatccgtAAATCATAGCTGCTCATTCCTGCTGCACCCAGCACAGACCATCTACAGAACTTTCTTACCATCCTCCCAATTCTCAGGTCACTGAATTCACTTGTGTTCTTAAGGTTATGTGTCACCAACACTGGGATATGGGTTCCTAGATCACCTCTACAACCCTCTGCCCTGAATAGAGTACCACACATTGCAGATGTGTGCACATTTCCTGACTCATGTCTAACTTTGAGTGCCTCTAGTGGCAGAACCCTACTGcccctggtgctgggatttgcTCTCAGACTGCTGCAGACTGCACCCTCCTCTCTCACTAGCTAAGCCTCACCTTCAGAAAGTTTGCCAAGTCCATTGTCACCATGTCTTTGAATTCCTTCTTGCTCAGGGTGTCATCGTTTCCTCCCTTCCTCGAGTGCTGATGGAAGGTGTTGATAATGGTGGCTATGCTGCGCTCCATCTGAGATGGTGTTTTGGTGGCCATCTTCTTGCTCTTCTTTGAAAATAGGGGAAACAAAAGTTACAAATAAAAGAATGGGATGTCAAGCTTCCCTGACCTAGTTTCTGGCCACTGTTAGccaagaaagggagggggaaacacaaaataattaaaaaaaaaaaacaaaaaaacaggtagGGTGCTACATAATGGGGAGACAGctccccccacatacacaaaaacaaaattttgacTATCAatacaatgtaaaaaaataaaatactttatagtACAACATTCTTAGAAAAAGTGAAGGAAGATATAAAATGAACAGGTCAACTTAGGAGGGTTTCAAGAGGTAGGCTTGGAAGAAAGTTGACCAAGGGAAGGAATGAAAGATCTAGCAGGCAGACTCCTCTCCAGGGAAGATGAAGCTTACTTACTCACCAAAGGTAAAGAGTCACAGAGTGTTTGGTGAGAGCAGTGTAAGCCCAGCATTTATAGGCAGCTCCTTGCTAGAAACATGGTTGTCTCCAGGAAAGATTGCTTCACAGGTGAGCCGTGTGGTAACCATGACTGTCAGGGAGCTGGGGTGGAGCAGGAAATGTTCACACAGCTCTGCTGTTTTGTGAAATTCCCAGCCCTGGGCTTGGAGCTTGTTTGGGAGGAAACTGGTTAGTTGGCTCACTTCCCTTCCATCCAACCTCCCCCTAACCACCCGCCCTGATCTTAAGCAAGATAGCCTACCTGCCCCATCTCTGATACCCTTCATTTCCTTGTCCTGACTTGTAATATACAGAGGGGAATCAGAGTGGCCATCTCATTCTGGCTCTATCCCCTGAGTTCATGGTCTGAGCCTTCTCATGTATTTTCTTGGTTCCTTGCATTCTCCTCTTGCATCTGAGTGAGGAGCTATCTTCAGCGGCTCTCAGCATCACGCTTCCAAATCCTACTCCCAGTTGTCATTTATGTCCCCTATGAACTTATATCTTAGAAGgcagttgatttttaaaaataatcattgttAGCCTGTAATAACTTATACAGAGCaatgactttcattttttaacagtttcatatatgcatataataatgTACTTTGATAAAAAATTtccctctattttcttttcttatccccCTTTCTCTATTCCTCTGTCTCCCTTGTACTTCTCTGATAGTCTTCTTTCACATCCTTTCCTGGGGGCAGTGGTTAATTAAGTTACCCTTTAGACATGCACCAGAAAGCAATGTTTCTTTAGTAGCCTGCCAGGGGCAGCAGGCTGGGCATCAAGGGCATGTACCCTCTGCTTTTGCTTTGCTTGCATGTTCTGTTTCCTTCACCCTTAATTTTCACatagagagagaacttgtagtgCTTGTCTTGTGAgtctagtttatttattttttttaacacactaATCCCTAGGTCCATTCCTTTTCTTGCAAATGGTACAAtttgttcttctttatggctgaatactTTCTTATGTGTGTATACCACATtctctttatctattcatctattgtTGGCTTGTGTATGTTGGCTATAGGGAATAGTTCCACAATAAATACAGGTATGCAGATATATCTATTGTATGATGACTTTTATTCCTTTGGCTATATACTCAGGAATAGCAAGGCTGGGCTTTATGGTGGCTTTACAAAGAATCTCCATTCTGATTTACATAGTGATTGGATTAAGTTACATTACCAAcaagtttccttttcttcataTTCATTCcatcaatttttcttcttttctttctttttcttcctctctctttcttcttctccttctccttctccttctccttctccttctccttctccttctccttctccttctccttctccttctccttctccttctccttctccttctcctccttctcctcctcctcttcctcctcctcctcttcctcctcctcctccttcttcttgacagggtttttctgtagctttggctggctttgagtttacagagatccacctgcctctagaaccaagaatgctgggattaaaggcatgtgttaccatgtttggttgttgcttgttttcttgatgactatTGTGACTGGAGTGAGATGGGATTATgagttttgctttgcatttctgaAATGGGTAATGATATTGAATAGCTGTCAAACATTTATTGGCCGTTTGTACTTGCTCATCTGTAAAAATGTCTGGTCAGTGAATTTGCCCACTTTCTGACTGGATTATCTGTTCTTTTGATAGTTAATTGCTCTACTTTTTTGTGTGTCCCTTGTTAGATGAATTGCTGGCAAATATTCTTCTCTCATTATGTAGACTTCTGTTTCCTTTGCTATTCAGAGTGTAATTCTGGATGTATTCTGAATGCTATTCAGAATTGCAGTTCAATGTAATGTCACTATCGTATTTCCTCAGCTCTTGGATTCTATTACATTAAGGTATCAATCAATGGATCAATGTTGGGCTGCCATTTGTAAAATGTTAAAGAGAGGTTTGTTGGAGAAAGGtctcacatagtccaggctggctttaaacttgctgtatagatgaggatgatcttgaacctGATCCTCCTGATTTTACATCCAGGTTCTGatattacaggcgtgtgccactacaCTCAGTTTGTGTGAAGTCGGGCATGGGGCTTCATGAGTGTTAGGCGCATTCTACCAAGTGAACCATATCCTGGCTCGTTTTTGTCTCATACCTGTGCTGCCCAGTTTTCCTGGTGCTGTGTGTTTAAAAGGCTGTCTATAACCCCTAATATTTGGGtgctgcttcctttttttttgagagttaGTCAGATGTCTGTAGCTGTGCAgactcatttctggatcctcagttttTAAGTTtgatattatttacttttttatttatgtaatttgACCTTattggtcctctcctctgtcttccctATGCCTGTCCTCCCTGTCCTCATGGCTTTCAGCAGCGTCCTGTGTGCCTTCATGTCACATGTGCTCTGTAGCCTTTTTCTGATTCCTCAATGTATCTTTTCTCCTTTCATGGTCTTTTTCCGACTTCTAGATTTATGCCTGAATTCACACCCTCATTTGTACATCTGTACATATGCCTATCTACCTGTACACATAGGACATTAAAAGCTAGAATCTCCATTATattatcacatttttattatccttttACTGGCCGATGGGAATCTAGGCTGTTTACATCCCCTTACTACTGTGATTGAAGCAAGACACAGGGCTGTGCAGGCGTCTCTGTGTAGGATATGGGCTTCTTTGGGTACACACCCAGGAATGGTGTAGCAGGGTCCTATAGTAGTGCTGGCTTAACTTTTGAGAAACCTCCGGGATGATTTCCATAATGACTGTAGCAGTTTGCAGTCCCCCCAGTAGTGACTGTACGCTGTCTTTGTCATTGCAGCTCTGTAGCATAAGTTGAGGCCAGGTATAAGATCTCCAGTACTGATCTTTTTAAAGCTCATGCTTGCTTTGGCTGTCTGTGGACTCTTGCGTCTATAtacatttttgtgtatatattgtgtCCATATTTTTTctagtgtcaggagccataatgggacaagctaataatgagcagatgatcatcctgaaatgcttgcctcagattattatataatctgtgacaagtgtgccccattagcaaggctgtggtggacgtgattttaggaaagattcctgctattaatatgcttttcccattattattatacatatgctactatcactaagcaatagcactcccctcccttttgtagcagatctctgcagatccacgaagatgtactgtcttgtagtgatactatatagacaaatagatgactttttttttttttttttttttttttttggttttttgagacagggtttctctgtgtagtactggctgtcctggaactcactctgtagaccaggctggccttgaactcagaaatccgcctgcctctgcctcccaagtgctgggatagatgacttcttaagtcttaatgatgatcctataagaattcctaaaattatatcaatgattactaagctcttttataataggactgctattaagtcccccaggcatagtcaaactgcaatgagaactctgccagtctcccagtgttatcagttaattgccccgagagagatagtaaccagactctctcctgctcagagcacattccaagaagttgtaaaacaattagcctaggaatccatgatttattataggtaccaggacagaagagaatatattgcctgggtttatctatacaaaacttcactaatttatagtttcaaactttctgcgaacctgtggagctagacaggtgatgaatgtctagctagataattactcctaatggatattcatgtaaatattctgtgttgtaaacttctatttcaatttatgatttgaattttggtgtgaacttgtgacgaactttgtaacatgtgatcatgtactctgaatggtgtataaatactgaagacaaagagttcGGGATTTTATCGAGTTAGGAATCAGTTAGTTAGTTAAGACCCTGtcaccctttcctttccccctgcctagaatttttctcccttaggttttttactttgttagaattttttcttcttccccactcaggacctttccacgtttcccctcagatagctttcataggatactttttacacttaataaactctatagtaacttttctaagtgtctttccTTCCTGCGACCCAGtcgcaagttagagcccagcagttcctgctgagatagaacaaaggccatgttgcctaatcctctgctgttaggctacaggtgttaatcaccctagcctgcagtctcttatcctcagaagaagtttttaggatagtacaaggatatttacttaactccttgctggtcttagggccaggatgccagactgcaggtcagctacagtagcataggggctacCTCAAGAAGAACCTGAAGgacggaggaggagaagaaagaagaaccagctgcatttctctccctttctcctccaagCAGGGGGTTGGCTCCTGGCATTTCTGGCGCCTCTGAACAGGGACTTTGAAGAAGGTAAGTCGACACAGATAGGACTCACAACTGGGTCTTGCATACCCCTTGGCCAATGAATGCATGGTTATAAAGGGGGAGAAATAGTTTAAATTGCCTACTGCCATCAGCAGAGGCGGATAGTAAGTGCAATCAGCACCTGGTCAGGTACCATTAGTACCTGAATTAGGCCAGGAGCCATCAGCTCTGGCTTTAAATTGCCTATTGCatcagcagaggcagacagtaggtgCAATCAGCACCTGGTCAGGTACCATCAGTACTTGGATTTGGCCAGGAGCCATCAGCTCTGGCTCTAAATTGCCTACTGTCATCAGCAGAGGCAGATACTAGGTGCCATCGGTGCctagctgttttttgttttagaagcTATCAGCACCCATCTTAGGTCAGGAGCCATCGGTTCTGGGTTGTATGAGTTTTGTGGGTATCTTTCAGGATGGGACAAAGTGAGTCTACAGACAGAGAGTTCTTTACAGATGTTATCAAATATACTCTTAAGAAAAAAGGCATTGAGCCAGCTgactgactttcttcagtttATACAGTCAGTCCCTGGTTCTCAGAGAGGGGAAGTTTAGATGTGGATACATGGGAGAAGGTGGGGTTAGATATTAAAAGCTGGTTTACAGAGACTGGAGGATTAGGCATGCCCCTTACAGCATTTGCTATTTGGAATGTGCTTAGAAAGGAATTGGGGGATGACAAAAAAGCCATTTGTGCTCAGGAGACAGTAGATTCACCTCCTTGTGAGGGGACCCCGTTACTACAGTCTCACTCAGGATCTAAGAAAAGCGTTTATTccttgttgagaaccgcactagcccacattcaggtgccaaaaatgttgaggccccagctgccccacttagggcagccaaaaatgttgaggccctctccactccgtgcttggcggccactgtttcccggcccaagctgccgctccagtcctcgggtcagggttcagcaagagagagagtgaggatagactcgaagaatggagaccagacagagtgtgattcaatcctgtttattcttcagtctctcttcccagtccaagtcccaagtcttgagttcctagtccctagctcctagttgtactcctgttgttctcttccgagtgtctaatgtctactcctactcctagtgtctgaatctctgttactccaaattgttctctcagttgtactctctaaagtgtctgattctcgcagatgtctcttctgtctgcccctcgcctttatctgtctcacttctaagccatgccttttggtcatgcctttaatcatgctcttaggtcttgtctctaaatctgatctctaagtcacactcttaaatcacacacctttaatctcacacacccaaggaaagtcctgggtatctaaagcaagatgttatcagagtgtgctcagctgttgtaggctattgtaaaacaagtctcatgtcagggtatatggcttgagaagGCTGAAAGAATGATAACCgccttctgctaaaagtcagctcccaacaattcCTTGACAGAAAAGTCAGAAAAGTAGTTCAGGAGAGAGTAATGGTGAATCAGAAGAGGAAAAATTAACCTCAGAGGAAGAATCTGAGTCTGAAAAGAAAGTAACAATGTATCATAAATATAAGTGGCCTACCATGTAGCATTTCAATATAAGTCCTTCCACAAAACCCCctgaaaaaggtaaaaagaaagcaaaggggcCTATTGGATCTGCTGCTGGTGTAATTCAAGCTCAGCAACAGGGCAAATTGTTAGGCTGCTTCCCAGTGAGTATGCAGAATAACAAAGAGGATAAGGATCCCTTTCTGGAACCTTTGGCATTTAAATTGCTTATGACTCCTCATGATTGGTTTCAAGTTGCCAGAGCCTATCTATCTAAAGATGAATTTTTGCAGTGGATGGATATATTTAAGAACTTGGCTCAAAAAGAGTTATCTAAGATGTCTGAAAAAAGAGGGGAGTAAAAGAGTTAACATATGAAATGTTTATGGGTATAGAGGAGTGGTTTGAAGTAAGGAGTCAACAAAAAATGACAAAGGAAGCTCTAGTAAATAAATCAGCTGCAGCTCTAGAAGCACGGAGGTGCTTGCCTAATAGAGATACAAATACCAAAAGCCTTGTTTATATAAGCCAGGACCCAGAGGAACTTTTTGAGGAATTTGTAGCCTGGCAGTAGAGAGGATGGCTCTTAGCCCTGAGgcaaaagaaattgttttaaaacaactggTCCTTAAGAATGCTGCACTTGCTTGTCAGCCTTTTctaaagacaattaaaaaatCTAGAAATTTATCTAAAGCAGGTGTTGAAGTTGCTACTTCATATTTTCAAGGTGTACCCACTACAACAACCTCACAAGGCCATAACACTATCCAAAATCTTACCTatcaaggacagaaaaaaattaataaatcaggcTTGGCTCGCAAAATTTATTCAAGTAAGAAGCCTGAACCTATCCTGAACCTATCAACAATCAATGTCCCAATAAGACAGGAGATGCCATAAATCTTAATGCTCCTGGCCTCACTCAAAGCAGAAATTCAACAGGGTGTCATCCTTATCTGAAAGGGTACCACTGGCGTAAAGAGTGCCAAACTAACTTTCATAAAAATGGTACTGCCTTATCTGGTACTACTATAATCCCTAAATATACAAAAGTCTTATCAAGTCAGGAGAACTGTGTGAAGGACCTACCTCAGGCCCCTCAAATAATAGAGGTAATTCAACAGCCCCAGGCAACTAACACATTTGTCAGAAGGCAACCCCAGGCAGCATAGGACTGAGCCTccacaaaaatatttacttatgacTTCTCCTCAGTTACCTTAATTATTAagatcttaaaagaaattttcttcACACAAGAAACCTTTACATACAAACAGAGCTAGTGAAAATAGCCATTGTCTTTTAAATACGAAGGACAAGCCCCTTTC
Above is a genomic segment from Arvicanthis niloticus isolate mArvNil1 chromosome 4, mArvNil1.pat.X, whole genome shotgun sequence containing:
- the LOC117707524 gene encoding protein S100-A9-like isoform X1 gives rise to the protein MLGLHCSHQTLCDSLPLKSKKMATKTPSQMERSIATIINTFHQHSRKGGNDDTLSKKEFKDMVTMDLANFLKKEKRDDKLINDIFEDLDTNQDNQLSFEESMMLMAKLVFACHEKLHENNPRGHDHSHGKGCGK
- the LOC117707524 gene encoding protein S100-A9-like isoform X2, which translates into the protein MLGLHCSHQTLCDSLPLSKKMATKTPSQMERSIATIINTFHQHSRKGGNDDTLSKKEFKDMVTMDLANFLKKEKRDDKLINDIFEDLDTNQDNQLSFEESMMLMAKLVFACHEKLHENNPRGHDHSHGKGCGK